The following are encoded in a window of Fimbriimonadaceae bacterium genomic DNA:
- a CDS encoding CoA-binding protein gives MSFGHAPACDIRLNTALTPDQRDLFQDSRVVRRVLAEAKTIAVVGLSTDRTKASNMVASYLQDEGYRVVPVHPKAEEILGEKAYPNLRAVPFPVDVVDIFRPNTEVAGIVDDAIAIGAKAVWMQLRLYDLDAAAKAQAAGLMVVADRCIKMEHGRYSGALHWAGMNTEVVTAQRERRRR, from the coding sequence ATGAGCTTCGGCCACGCCCCGGCATGCGACATCCGGCTGAACACGGCCCTGACCCCCGATCAGCGTGACCTCTTCCAGGACAGCCGGGTCGTCCGGCGCGTCCTTGCCGAAGCCAAGACCATCGCCGTCGTCGGCCTCAGCACCGACCGGACCAAAGCCAGCAACATGGTCGCCAGTTATCTACAGGACGAGGGCTACCGGGTGGTCCCCGTCCACCCCAAAGCCGAGGAAATCCTGGGCGAAAAGGCGTACCCCAATCTCCGTGCGGTGCCTTTCCCCGTCGACGTCGTCGACATCTTCCGTCCGAACACCGAAGTCGCCGGGATCGTCGACGACGCGATCGCCATCGGGGCCAAGGCGGTCTGGATGCAGCTTCGTCTCTACGACTTGGACGCGGCCGCCAAGGCCCAGGCAGCGGGCCTGATGGTGGTGGCCGACCGTTGCATCAAGATGGAGCACGGGCGTTACTCCGGGGCGTTGCACTGGGCCGGGATGAACACCGAGGTCGTCACCGCGCAACGGGAGCGACGGCGTCGGTAG
- a CDS encoding DUF1501 domain-containing protein, giving the protein MNDPMMITERMMRLTRRQFFGRAAQGVGVMALSALLPEMVWADGSQVKGLHHAAKAKRIIYLFQAGGPAQQDLFDYKPKLREMHGQQLPESVRKGQRLTAMSANQSSIPLAGSPFEFAQHGQSGAWMSELFPHLKDVADELCFVKSMFTEAINHDPAITFMQTGSQIAGRPSFGAWLSYGLGSMNEDLPAFVVLASVGKGDQPLYARLWGSGFLDSRYQGVRFRSGGDPVLYLSNPDGICESGRRAMLDRLGELNRLQFEKELDPEIESRIAQYELAYRMQTSVPEVTDLSKEPAEVFELYGPDSKKPGTFAANCLLARRLAQKGVRFIQLYHQGWDQHGGLKAGITQQCKDTDQPTAALVKDLKRLGMLDETLIVWGGEFGRTSYSQGPLDPNTFGRDHHPRCFTVFMAGGGVKSGTTYGQTDDFGYNIVAADGSPMEPTMDEFTDGAVHVHDLNATLLWLLGVDHKKLGYRYQGRDMRLTDVHGHVVKDLMA; this is encoded by the coding sequence ATGAACGACCCGATGATGATCACCGAGCGCATGATGCGCCTGACCCGGCGGCAGTTCTTTGGGCGGGCGGCCCAGGGCGTCGGGGTCATGGCTTTGTCTGCCCTCCTTCCTGAAATGGTCTGGGCCGACGGCAGCCAGGTGAAGGGACTGCACCATGCCGCCAAGGCCAAGCGGATCATCTACCTGTTCCAGGCCGGCGGCCCCGCCCAGCAAGACCTCTTCGACTACAAGCCCAAGCTCCGAGAGATGCACGGCCAGCAACTTCCCGAAAGCGTGCGCAAGGGGCAACGTCTGACCGCGATGAGCGCGAACCAGTCCAGCATCCCTTTGGCCGGGTCGCCATTTGAGTTCGCCCAGCACGGCCAGAGCGGTGCCTGGATGAGCGAACTGTTCCCCCACTTGAAGGACGTCGCCGACGAACTCTGCTTTGTCAAGTCCATGTTTACCGAGGCGATCAACCACGACCCGGCGATCACCTTCATGCAGACCGGAAGCCAGATCGCGGGCCGGCCCAGCTTCGGGGCATGGCTCAGCTATGGGCTCGGCTCGATGAACGAAGACTTGCCCGCCTTCGTCGTGCTGGCCAGTGTGGGCAAGGGTGACCAGCCGCTCTACGCGCGGTTGTGGGGGAGCGGGTTCCTCGACTCCCGGTACCAGGGCGTGCGGTTCCGCTCCGGGGGCGACCCGGTGCTCTACCTGAGCAACCCGGACGGAATCTGTGAGAGTGGGCGTCGGGCGATGTTGGACCGGCTGGGAGAACTCAACCGGCTCCAGTTCGAGAAGGAGCTCGACCCCGAGATCGAGAGCCGGATCGCCCAGTACGAACTGGCCTACCGGATGCAGACGAGTGTCCCCGAAGTCACCGACCTGAGCAAGGAGCCCGCCGAAGTCTTTGAACTCTACGGGCCGGACAGCAAGAAGCCCGGCACCTTTGCCGCGAACTGCCTGCTCGCCCGGCGCCTCGCCCAGAAGGGGGTGCGGTTTATCCAGCTCTATCACCAAGGCTGGGACCAGCACGGCGGGCTCAAGGCGGGGATCACCCAGCAATGCAAGGACACGGACCAGCCGACCGCGGCCTTGGTCAAGGACCTCAAACGCCTGGGCATGCTCGACGAGACGTTGATCGTCTGGGGCGGCGAGTTTGGGCGGACGAGCTACTCACAAGGGCCCCTGGATCCCAACACGTTCGGGCGCGACCATCACCCGCGCTGCTTCACCGTCTTCATGGCGGGGGGAGGGGTGAAGAGCGGCACGACGTACGGCCAAACGGACGACTTCGGCTACAACATCGTCGCCGCGGACGGCTCTCCGATGGAGCCGACGATGGACGAGTTCACCGACGGGGCCGTCCATGTCCACGACCTGAACGCGACGCTACTCTGGCTGTTGGGGGTCGACCACAAGAAGCTGGGTTATCGCTATCAGGGCCGCGACATGCGCCTGACCGACGTGCATGGCCACGTGGTGAAGGATTTGATGGCGTAA
- a CDS encoding DUF1553 domain-containing protein: MRVGPAALVAGLVWFAAAAATPGSAPGPAQVDFSRDVLPILSEKCFLCHGPDASSRQAGLRLDTFAGATADLGDGHAVVPGKPDESLMLRRVTSKDSPMPPAATGKAVTPAEAAVLRRWIAEGAKYASHWAFIPVPKTVPVPHAGDGWARNDIDRFVFAKLQADGLKPTAEAAPERINRRVALDLTGLPPAAMPRKPGSTYSAYVDELLASPAFGERMAVEWLDAARYSDSYGYQSDLLAPFWPYRDWVVRAFNQNMPYDQFVTKQLAGDLLPGSTTDDKLATAFNRLHRQSNEGGSIPADFKNAYAVDRVETFGTAVLGLTVGCARCHDHKYDPISQREFYQLYSYFNSIDEFGLLLSSEIVPPPSLLLPTKEQAAEIARLRAESDKAKHELARARKAAVADGGPAPASYSFQFEKQEGGKFAPSTGANKDVYAQLVGTPSLVDAVVDGRKVKAVRTGGDDGVVFRGLPAKERYDAFTWEMAVRDSRDKGQVVLLHRTGGTDVGFCGMDLLLDDGHLTARVMRSWPGNALAVRTVGQLPKDEWSKVGWSYDGSGSVDGLKIYVGGKEAKVEVLASRLWKKVSAYGDLGPSGGDWSIGQRFRDAGWKGGEVAEVRYVAAAPGPAWGDPAVQTALKHLREAQVKLTAVEDGVLEVEVMHEAKRPKPTYVLFHGMYDAPVTEKDRVVRDTPKVFPPLRAQGDNDRLALARWATRKDNPLTARVFVNRVWQMLFGVGLVESSENFGVQGTVPTHPELLDYLARRFMDSDWNVKALVKEIVTSATYRQDSKRNPAGAEADPQNRLLWHGPSQRLTAEMMRDTALSAAGLLNGKMGGPPVNPYQPAGIWTENNTMTQAFVQSKGADLYRRSLYSTVKRTTPVPSMLVFDGGSRESCVVRRPNTSSPMQALVLLNDVQFVEAARVLAELAMKEGKGPAERVAVAFRRLAGREPGPRESAVLLKVFEEQRAVFTADKADVDKLLAQGERKPDPGLDRTDLAAMTVVCQAVLNSDAVVWKR, from the coding sequence ATGCGCGTCGGCCCGGCAGCCTTGGTCGCTGGTCTTGTGTGGTTCGCGGCGGCGGCGGCCACCCCGGGCTCAGCCCCCGGACCTGCCCAGGTCGACTTCAGCCGGGACGTCCTGCCGATCCTGTCGGAAAAATGCTTCCTGTGCCACGGCCCCGACGCCTCGTCTCGCCAGGCGGGGCTCCGGCTCGACACCTTCGCCGGGGCGACCGCCGACCTGGGGGACGGACACGCCGTCGTCCCGGGCAAGCCCGACGAGAGCCTGATGTTGAGGCGGGTGACGAGCAAGGACTCGCCGATGCCACCGGCCGCGACCGGGAAGGCCGTGACCCCCGCCGAGGCGGCCGTGTTGCGCCGGTGGATCGCGGAAGGGGCGAAGTATGCGTCGCACTGGGCTTTCATCCCCGTGCCCAAGACGGTTCCGGTGCCCCACGCCGGCGACGGCTGGGCGCGGAACGACATCGACCGCTTCGTCTTTGCCAAGTTGCAGGCTGACGGGCTGAAGCCGACGGCCGAGGCGGCCCCTGAGCGGATCAACCGGCGCGTCGCCCTCGACTTGACCGGCCTTCCTCCGGCGGCCATGCCGAGAAAGCCAGGCAGCACGTACTCAGCCTATGTCGACGAGCTCCTTGCCTCGCCGGCGTTTGGGGAAAGGATGGCGGTCGAGTGGCTCGACGCCGCCCGCTATAGCGACAGCTACGGCTACCAGAGTGACCTTTTGGCGCCGTTCTGGCCGTACCGGGACTGGGTTGTCAGGGCGTTCAACCAGAACATGCCGTACGACCAGTTCGTCACCAAGCAACTGGCCGGCGACCTTTTGCCCGGATCGACCACTGACGACAAACTGGCGACGGCGTTCAACCGGCTGCACCGGCAGTCCAACGAAGGTGGGTCGATCCCCGCCGACTTCAAGAACGCCTACGCCGTGGACAGGGTGGAGACGTTCGGTACCGCCGTGCTGGGGCTCACTGTCGGCTGTGCCCGTTGTCACGACCACAAGTACGACCCGATCTCCCAACGCGAGTTCTATCAGCTGTACAGCTACTTCAACTCGATCGACGAGTTCGGCCTGCTCCTCAGCAGTGAGATCGTCCCGCCCCCCTCCTTGCTCTTGCCCACCAAAGAGCAGGCAGCGGAGATCGCCCGACTGAGGGCCGAGTCCGACAAGGCCAAGCATGAACTGGCCCGGGCACGGAAGGCCGCCGTGGCGGACGGCGGTCCGGCTCCCGCTTCCTACTCCTTCCAGTTCGAGAAGCAAGAAGGCGGCAAGTTCGCGCCGAGCACCGGGGCGAACAAGGACGTCTACGCCCAGTTGGTCGGCACGCCGAGTCTGGTGGACGCGGTCGTCGACGGACGGAAGGTCAAGGCCGTCCGGACGGGGGGCGACGACGGGGTGGTGTTCCGTGGACTTCCGGCCAAGGAGAGGTACGACGCGTTCACGTGGGAGATGGCGGTGCGAGACTCGCGGGACAAGGGCCAGGTCGTCCTTTTGCACCGCACGGGGGGGACCGACGTGGGCTTTTGCGGCATGGACCTCCTGCTGGACGACGGCCATCTGACCGCCCGGGTGATGCGCTCTTGGCCGGGCAACGCCCTCGCGGTCCGGACGGTGGGACAACTGCCCAAAGACGAGTGGTCCAAGGTGGGATGGTCGTACGACGGCAGTGGGTCGGTCGACGGCCTGAAAATCTATGTCGGCGGCAAGGAAGCAAAAGTCGAAGTTTTGGCCAGCCGACTGTGGAAAAAGGTCTCCGCCTATGGCGACCTGGGCCCCTCAGGGGGCGACTGGTCGATCGGCCAAAGGTTTCGTGACGCAGGATGGAAAGGTGGAGAGGTGGCGGAGGTCCGCTATGTCGCCGCCGCACCCGGCCCGGCCTGGGGCGATCCGGCCGTACAGACAGCCCTCAAGCACCTGCGCGAGGCCCAGGTGAAGCTGACGGCGGTGGAGGACGGCGTCTTGGAGGTCGAGGTGATGCACGAGGCCAAGCGGCCTAAGCCGACCTACGTGCTGTTCCACGGCATGTACGACGCACCCGTGACGGAGAAGGACCGCGTCGTCCGCGACACCCCCAAGGTCTTCCCGCCCTTGAGGGCACAAGGTGACAACGACCGGCTGGCCTTGGCCAGGTGGGCGACACGCAAGGACAACCCGCTGACGGCGCGGGTCTTTGTCAACCGGGTCTGGCAGATGCTCTTTGGTGTGGGGCTTGTGGAGTCCAGCGAGAACTTCGGCGTGCAAGGGACGGTGCCGACCCATCCGGAACTCTTGGACTATTTAGCCCGCCGGTTCATGGACTCCGATTGGAACGTGAAGGCCCTCGTGAAAGAGATCGTGACGTCGGCGACCTATCGGCAGGACTCGAAGCGGAACCCGGCAGGCGCCGAGGCAGACCCTCAGAACCGCCTGCTTTGGCACGGGCCCAGCCAACGCCTGACCGCCGAAATGATGCGGGACACCGCCCTTTCGGCGGCCGGGCTCCTGAACGGAAAGATGGGCGGGCCGCCGGTGAACCCGTACCAACCGGCGGGCATTTGGACAGAAAACAACACCATGACCCAAGCCTTTGTCCAAAGCAAGGGAGCGGACTTGTACCGGCGGAGCCTCTATTCGACGGTCAAGCGGACGACGCCGGTACCCAGCATGCTGGTCTTTGACGGCGGTTCGCGGGAGTCGTGCGTCGTGCGCCGCCCCAACACAAGCTCGCCGATGCAGGCCCTCGTCCTCCTCAACGACGTCCAGTTCGTCGAGGCGGCCCGAGTCCTGGCCGAACTGGCGATGAAGGAAGGTAAGGGTCCGGCCGAGAGGGTGGCGGTGGCGTTCCGAAGGTTGGCGGGCCGGGAGCCGGGGCCGCGGGAGTCGGCGGTGCTCCTCAAAGTGTTCGAAGAGCAGCGGGCCGTCTTCACCGCTGACAAGGCGGACGTGGACAAGTTGTTGGCCCAGGGCGAGAGGAAGCCTGACCCTGGCCTTGACCGGACCGACTTGGCCGCGATGACGGTGGTCTGCCAGGCCGTCCTCAATTCGGACGCGGTGGTGTGGAAGCGATGA
- a CDS encoding phytanoyl-CoA dioxygenase family protein, which produces MTGPRPRLTPGEVAQYNEDGYLVFRRPVLAPDRFEALRQYFDKILGELDADERPESMDVPHFMYPDLFAWAFDDDVLDLVEPILGPDLALFSTHFICKPKGNGKRVPWHEDSFYWKGQIEPMEVCTVWLALDPSTTENGCMYVIPRTHTTGKKGFSDYDPVDLAHNVFNSEIKAVQRDDSAKVAIEIEPNQCSLHDGRIIHGSEANLSDKRRCGWTLRFTSTAVKFHDENFHGAHQVYLAKGVDRGGNTYADPGKRYPEVMKARGAVSRYRNAH; this is translated from the coding sequence ATGACCGGCCCACGGCCACGCCTGACCCCCGGCGAAGTCGCCCAGTACAACGAGGACGGCTACCTGGTGTTCCGCCGTCCCGTGCTCGCGCCGGACAGGTTCGAGGCCCTGCGTCAATACTTCGACAAGATCTTGGGCGAACTGGACGCCGACGAGCGGCCCGAGTCGATGGACGTGCCCCATTTCATGTACCCCGACCTCTTCGCCTGGGCGTTCGACGACGACGTCCTCGACCTCGTGGAGCCGATCCTCGGCCCTGACCTGGCTCTCTTCTCGACCCACTTCATCTGCAAGCCCAAGGGCAACGGCAAGCGGGTGCCCTGGCACGAGGACAGCTTCTACTGGAAGGGGCAGATCGAGCCTATGGAGGTCTGCACGGTCTGGCTGGCCCTGGACCCCAGCACGACGGAAAACGGGTGCATGTACGTCATCCCGCGCACCCACACCACCGGCAAGAAGGGCTTCAGTGACTACGACCCCGTCGACCTGGCCCACAACGTCTTCAACTCGGAGATCAAGGCGGTGCAGCGCGACGACAGCGCCAAAGTCGCCATCGAAATTGAGCCCAACCAATGCTCTCTCCATGACGGACGCATCATCCACGGGAGCGAGGCCAACCTCTCCGACAAACGACGCTGCGGCTGGACGCTCAGGTTCACCAGCACGGCGGTCAAGTTTCACGACGAGAACTTCCACGGTGCCCACCAGGTCTATCTCGCGAAGGGCGTGGACCGGGGCGGGAACACCTATGCCGACCCCGGCAAGCGGTATCCGGAAGTGATGAAGGCCCGCGGGGCGGTCAGCCGGTACCGTAATGCCCACTGA
- a CDS encoding Gfo/Idh/MocA family oxidoreductase has protein sequence MSEQSTPKTSRRSFLQATGGLAASAALTKFDLPGVHMSNDDAIQVALVGCGGRGSGAAVNAMATKSGTCKLVAMADVFKDRQDDSYRNVKQAAEHMPDRFAVTEDKKFLGFDAYKKAMDCLRPGDIVILTTPPAFRWVHFTYALSKKLNIFMEKPVCVDGPSAKRMLNLNEQAKAAGTKIGVGLMSRHSVGMNELYKRIRDGEIGDITYMRGYRMHDPAASSQSTFKLKPEGMSHLEFQIRRFHSFLWCSGGCFNDFYIHLIDQMCWMKDAWPVKAYALGGRHYKTAPDGSPFVDQNFDTYAIEYSFADGTRMQFDGRCMNGAQVIYSSNVQGTKGVAIASRAGDCGGPQATYRGFNTTRDREIWRSKDNSNPYQNEWESLVAAIKANKPYNEVDYGVKASLVSSLGRMAAHTGQEVSYDDILNGTFEMGPNVDKLTYESDAPVMPGADGMYPQPEPGRKTTEY, from the coding sequence ATGAGCGAACAATCGACCCCCAAGACTTCTCGCCGGAGCTTCCTCCAGGCGACCGGTGGACTCGCTGCCAGCGCCGCGTTGACCAAGTTCGACCTTCCCGGCGTCCACATGTCCAACGACGACGCCATTCAAGTCGCCCTGGTCGGATGCGGCGGACGAGGCAGCGGCGCGGCGGTGAACGCGATGGCGACCAAGTCGGGGACGTGCAAGCTCGTCGCCATGGCCGACGTCTTCAAAGACCGCCAGGATGACTCCTACCGGAACGTCAAGCAGGCCGCCGAGCACATGCCGGACAGGTTTGCGGTCACCGAGGACAAGAAGTTCCTCGGATTCGACGCTTACAAGAAGGCGATGGACTGCCTCCGGCCGGGAGACATCGTCATCCTCACCACCCCGCCCGCCTTCCGCTGGGTGCACTTCACCTACGCGCTCTCCAAGAAGCTCAACATCTTCATGGAGAAGCCGGTCTGCGTCGACGGGCCGTCGGCCAAGCGCATGCTCAACCTTAACGAGCAGGCCAAGGCCGCGGGCACCAAGATCGGCGTCGGGCTGATGTCGCGCCACAGCGTGGGTATGAACGAGTTGTACAAGCGCATCCGCGACGGGGAGATCGGCGACATCACCTACATGCGCGGTTATCGCATGCACGACCCCGCCGCCTCCTCGCAGTCGACGTTCAAGTTGAAGCCCGAGGGCATGAGCCACCTGGAGTTTCAGATCCGCCGGTTCCACAGCTTCCTGTGGTGTAGTGGCGGCTGTTTCAACGACTTCTACATCCACTTGATCGACCAAATGTGTTGGATGAAGGACGCCTGGCCGGTCAAGGCCTATGCCCTCGGTGGACGGCACTACAAGACGGCCCCGGACGGGTCGCCGTTCGTCGACCAGAACTTCGACACCTATGCCATCGAGTACAGCTTTGCCGACGGCACCCGGATGCAGTTCGACGGACGCTGCATGAACGGCGCCCAGGTGATCTACTCGAGCAACGTCCAGGGCACCAAAGGCGTCGCGATCGCCTCGCGGGCCGGAGACTGCGGCGGGCCTCAGGCCACCTACCGGGGCTTCAACACCACCCGCGACCGCGAGATCTGGCGGTCGAAGGACAACAGCAACCCCTATCAAAACGAGTGGGAGTCCCTGGTGGCCGCCATTAAGGCGAACAAACCCTACAACGAGGTCGACTACGGGGTCAAGGCGTCGCTCGTCAGCAGCCTGGGCCGCATGGCCGCCCACACGGGTCAGGAGGTCAGCTACGACGACATCCTGAACGGCACGTTTGAGATGGGGCCCAACGTCGACAAGCTCACCTACGAGTCCGACGCGCCCGTGATGCCTGGTGCCGACGGGATGTACCCGCAGCCCGAGCCAGGCCGGAAAACGACGGAGTACTGA